The Medicago truncatula cultivar Jemalong A17 chromosome 4, MtrunA17r5.0-ANR, whole genome shotgun sequence genome includes a region encoding these proteins:
- the LOC11441693 gene encoding UDP-glycosyltransferase 79B30 yields the protein MASSSPLHIAMYPWFAMGHQTPFLHLANKLAKKGHKITFFTPKSAQSKLEPFNLYPQLITFITIKVPHVEGLPLNAETTADVPYPLHPHIMTAMDLTQPDIETHLTNLKPQIVFYDFTHWIPSLTKRLGIKAFHYCIISSIMVGYSLTPARYSQGNNLTEFDLMQPPYGYPDSSIRLHSHEAKALAAMRKNTFGSNVLFYDRQAIALNEADALGYRTCREIEGPYLDYVQKQFNKSVLTSGPVLQILENPNYVLDEKWATWLGGFKADSVVYCCFGSECTLIPNQFQELILGLELSGMPFFAALKPPFGFATIEEALPEGLAERIKGRGVVYGGWVQQQLILEHPSVGCFITHCGSGSLSEALVNKCQLVLLPNFGDRILNARIMANNLKVGVEVEKDEDGLYTKDSVCKAVSIVMDDENETSKTVRANHAKIREMLLNKDLESSYIDNFCKKLQEIVEKKN from the coding sequence ATGGCATCATCATCTCCTTTACACATAGCAATGTATCCATGGTTTGCAATGGGCCACCAAACTCCATTCCTTCATCTAGCAAACAAACTAGCAAAAAAAGGTCACAAAATCACCTTTTTCACACCTAAATCAGCACAATCCAAATTAGAACCATTCAATCTCTACCCACAATTAATCACTTTTATCACCATCAAAGTTCCTCATGTTGAAGGTCTCCCTCTCAATGCAGAAACAACAGCTGATGTCCCTTATCCTTTACATCCACACATCATGACAGCCATGGACCTTACTCAACCTGACATTGAAACTCATCTCACAAATCTCAAACCTCAAATTGTTTTCTATGATTTCACTCATTGGATTCCATCTTTAACCAAGCGTTTAGGCATCAAAGCTTTTCATTATTGCATTATTAGTTCAATCATGGTTGGTTATAGTCTAACACCAGCTAGATATTCACAGGGAAACAATTTAACTGAATTTGATCTCATGCAACCACCTTATGGTTACCCAGATTCTTCTATCAGGCTTCATAGTCATGAAGCAAAAGCTTTGGCTGCTATGAGGAAAAACACTTTTGGTAGCAATGTACTTTTCTATGATCGACAAGCTATTGCCTTAAATGAAGCTGATGCATTAGGATACAGAACATGCAGAGAGATTGAAGGACCTTATCTTGATTAcgtacaaaaacaatttaataaatCAGTTCTTACTTCAGGACCAGTGCTACAGATACTTGAAAATCCAAATTATGTTTTGGATGAAAAGTGGGCTACTTGGCTTGGTGGATTCAAAGCAGATTCTGTTGTTTATTGTTGTTTTGGAAGTGAATGCACTTTAATACCAAACCAATTTCAAGAATTAATTCTTGGTCTTGAGTTATCTGGTATGCCGTTTTTTGCAGCTTTGAAACCTCCTTTTGGTTTTGCAACAATTGAAGAAGCATTACCAGAAGGATTGGCAGAGAGGATTAAAGGAAGAGGTGTTGTTTATGGTGGTTGGGttcaacaacaattgatttTGGAACACCCTTCTGTGGGGTGCTTCATTACACATTGTGGTTCAGGCTCTTTGTCTGAAGCATTGGTGAATAAGTGTCAATTGGTTTTGTTGCCAAATTTTGGTGACCGGATATTGAATGCTAGGATAATGGCAAATAACTTGAAAGTTGGTGTGGAAGTTgagaaagatgaagatggaTTATATACTAAGGATAGTGTTTGTAAAGCTGTGAGCATTGTGATGgatgatgaaaatgaaactAGTAAGACAGTAAGAGCTAATCATGCCAAGATTAGAGAGATGTTACTGAATAAGGATCTTGAGTCATCTTATATTGATAATTTCTGCAAGAAGCTTCAAGAGATTGTtgagaaaaagaattaa